In a single window of the Rhodoligotrophos appendicifer genome:
- a CDS encoding LysR family transcriptional regulator, producing the protein MRPRHLEVFYAVAAYGSVTEAARRLHVSQPAVSKYLQELHEELGFPLRRREGNMWTLTPEGRLLFEEIGKSFVAFDRLSQYAVDLKTMRVGRLTVACLPLLSVHPLSQLVEGFLTAHSDISLTLLALNSQGVVDHVISGRADVGIGLHVPMHAEVASRLIAKLRLVCMIDRSDPLCHKDVITAADLHERRIITLGTGDSVQFEIDQMLRQNGVRPARRITSLMSRSVLELAELGLGIALLDDFVATQYDGERLVRRSFSPETDYAISIVTSRMRPPSRLADAFASYVGDHFRLGR; encoded by the coding sequence ATGAGACCCCGTCACCTTGAAGTCTTCTATGCCGTCGCAGCCTATGGTTCTGTCACAGAAGCGGCGCGGCGCCTGCATGTCTCGCAGCCGGCCGTCTCCAAATATCTGCAGGAGTTGCACGAGGAACTCGGCTTTCCGCTGCGCCGCCGTGAGGGAAATATGTGGACACTGACACCGGAGGGACGCCTCCTGTTCGAGGAAATCGGCAAATCTTTCGTCGCGTTCGACCGTCTTTCACAATATGCGGTCGATTTGAAGACCATGCGCGTGGGGCGGCTCACCGTTGCCTGCCTGCCGCTGCTCTCTGTGCACCCCTTGAGCCAGCTCGTCGAAGGTTTCCTGACGGCCCATTCGGACATCTCACTCACATTGCTGGCGCTCAATTCCCAAGGCGTCGTCGATCACGTGATTTCCGGACGCGCCGATGTCGGAATCGGGCTGCATGTGCCTATGCATGCCGAAGTCGCCAGCCGACTGATCGCCAAGCTGCGCCTCGTCTGCATGATCGATCGCAGCGATCCTCTCTGCCATAAAGACGTCATTACGGCCGCTGATCTTCACGAGCGCCGGATCATTACTCTCGGCACCGGGGATTCAGTGCAGTTCGAGATCGACCAGATGCTGCGCCAGAACGGGGTGCGCCCGGCGCGGAGAATTACGTCGCTCATGTCGCGATCGGTCCTGGAGCTTGCGGAACTGGGCCTGGGAATCGCGCTGCTCGATGATTTCGTCGCCACTCAATATGACGGGGAACGACTGGTCAGACGCAGCTTTTCACCGGAAACGGATTATGCGATCTCCATCGTTACCAGTCGCATGCGACCGCCGTCACGTCTGGCGGACGCCTTTGCAAGCTATGTCGGCGACCATTTCAGACTCGGGCGGTGA